In Rosa rugosa chromosome 4, drRosRugo1.1, whole genome shotgun sequence, the genomic stretch CTCTTCTCTTCTTGACGTTTTTGttctcttcgatgtgggacttcTCCACTTGTTGGCACCAACAAATTTGATAAGGCCAACAATATATACGTGTGGGTGTGGTTCTCGCTTAGTTGTTTAAGCTAAAATCTGGAAAAGGAAATAATCTACTTTGTGCTCATATGTCTGTGACTCCATAATTAGTCTCAACCATTCATGTGGTAGAGTAGAAATTGAATTAGAATATTAGATCTTACCAACTACTCTCATGCATGCCCATTAAAATTTGGGAAGGGGGCTCATAATAAATATGGACGACTCACCCTACCCACTAATCCACTATTGATCAAATgagtgaagaaaagaaaacataggaATGAAGTCCATCAATAAATTCTCAGTTTTGTAAAGAAGAATATATACATAGGAAATAGGAATGACTCACTCTACCCATTATTGACCATTAAATTTGTTAGGTGATGAAGACCATAGATAGGAGCGGGTTGGAGATTTTGAGGCCATGCTTTCTTATTTAGAGAAAGAGAAACGACAATCTTAGGTCATTTTCTGAAAACAAATGTTTATAAAATTATAAGAAGAAGCTGGAGATTTTGGGACCCCAGTCTTGTATGAAAATGAACAATTCTGTTAGTACTTACATGCGGAGTTTAATCagtttatgcatgtaattaagAAAAAGTTTAGAGAATTGTGCCAGATTATTTTGGACATGAGTATGAATCTTGATGGGGTTGGACTCAGTTCTATCGTATCGGTCTTTTGGTCGTATATCAACTCATTTGGTTTCTCAACAATGAGAACTACCACTGGTGTCGTATATCACTTCTTTAGTTTCCCAAAGATGAGGATTACCACCGGTCTTATAAgggttaaaagttaaaactatAAGTGCAGTACCCCATGGAGGTTTCGGTGCTTCAAATATCAAAGATAGTGACTGAAGAAGATGAATTATAGGATTTTCAATACCCGAGTTTCGATGGCTCCAAAATTTTTATGGATTTTTAGATAGGTTTTGGCTATGGGCCATGGTGTGTGTGAATTTTATGTTCTGGTAAAGATGCTGATTGCAGCATACTATAGTATGTCTGTACGTGAGATTGTGAGGCCTTGgactagacaaggaaattctaTATCTGTTGGATTGTCGTACACGAGTTCACAACAAAAATATCAACAGAATGGAGTTAGTGGACCATACGAGAGAAAAGAAACCCGGCCGTGCACCACAAAAAAGCACTATTGAAGATCCCAAATCAAGGAACAAAGCCCCAATGAATTGTCCCTCACAGATGCGAAAGAAGTGAAGCAACTCCTGTTAGCTGGACCACATCTACAGTATAGAGCTCCATCTCCAATACGATGAAAGGTAAGAACAGTTACAGACAATTTGCCAGAACTTTGGCATTGGAAATTTCCGACTGCCCAAACAGGTCTTCTCGGATAAGTCGAGCTGAGCTGAGAGTCTGGAAAAAATGCCATCAGAATCCAacataaagaaacaaaaggaaTACATAAGGAACACTTGCTGGCTAAGGATTCTCCCATTCATAAATTAAGCATCattggttattcaaaaaaaaaaaaaaaattaagcataATTGTTTTCCAGACAAATTGACAATGTTTTTCTGCAGAAAAATTGACGATGCCCTATGTCTAGCAGAAACATTACGAGGAAGTAATGAATCAAAACCAATAGAAGACCACATCATTGTAACGGCCAGAATGTCTCGAGTTACTCTGTTCATAACACTATTCTTTATCCATAAGAAATCCTAACTAGCAGTACAATTTACACACCAACTAGAAATACATTTTAAAGGGAAGACGAGCCTGGAACTGAAAAAGAAATGTTGTACACAAactcaacaaaaacaaaaagaccaTCCTCTGGAAAAGCTTCAAAAAGTTCGAACACAATGGTCCGAGAAGCGGTCTTTCAGAAACCAACTCTGTTTAAATTTTGGTCAAATCCACATCTATTTTCACATGATGATGCAGCGCTTCCTTTCTTCTTGTGGCTGAGCTGGAGGTTGCTGGAACCTGCTTGAATCGGATGGGTCATATGGATACAAAGATGTGTCGAGCCCATACTGGATTGATCAGCACAACCGgtcaccaaaagaaaaaaacagagcaTCAGAATTAGAACCATAAGCTGTGGAATAGATTGCAACTTAAAGCAAACTGACTGCAAACTTTTCACTAGGACCAATCAACAAATTGTCAGTATCCAATAGAACCATCAAATTATTTCCTAGACTCCATATCTACCTAGAACATACATGGTGTAGTAACTATCATGGCAAAACTTGCTTACCAATTCAAAACTTAAGACTACTACAAGTCTGGCTAAGGCCAATATTGCAGTAATCATATACAGATGCATGTTTTCCGTGCACATATACATGCATAGTTTTGGTTTGAGGATAGGGGAAGTTAAATGCGGTACCATACAAGAGTATAAGCAAGCCATCTTGACACAGAAGTCTCACCTTTTCCCTCATGCGTGCACTCCAAGCATCATTTCTGATTGCACGCTTACTGGGCCCAGCAACAGGTACACCAGTTGCTGGAACCGGTGGCGGCCTGTCGATCAATGGCTCTTCATCACTATCATACTCCACTGGTCTATTTACAGCTCTAACTCCGAGGGCTAGCAAGAACATTAGAGCCTGAAATACAATGAAAACTCATTACAAAAACCTGTTTAGAAATGATTCAAGTGCCTTCGGGCATCTCAATAACATACTTAACTAGACTCGTGATAGGAATGATTCTGTGCAGCTGATAAACATAGacatgaagaaaaaatttagCCCGAAGGAAGATTTAACAAAGACCAGGGTCTTATAACCCACACAGGCTCCAGGCAGCTGGCTGGCATTTCCTCATAAACAGCAGTTCTAGAACCATTAATGTCAAATGTGAATGTTTCGATATTGGGGTATCATATGCAAACAATTGCATTGATATCATTGTCATGCAGATACAAATGTAAAGAAAATCATTCATATCATTTTCAGCCAACAAACAAATTTCCCAAGAGGAACAAAATCATGGAGAAATTTTATTTAAGCAAATTTCAATAAGATCCTGGTTCATGCGTTTAAGCATTCCCTTCATCACATTATAGAAAATATGAATGGTAACTGCAAGCAATGAAACAAAAGTCGAACTTGTGAAATAGACAGTACAGCTGACTTCCAGTGAGTAACATTTTTCTTCCTAATCTTGATTGGACAAATACTGGCAGGGATTTAATGAGTATTCCAGCAAATATATTTTCCACATAAGCACTACTTTGGGTCCCATTTTACAGCTTTGAATTATGCTTTTACTTTCACTTCAGGGTAGCATTGCTAATGAATTACAAACTCCAAATATTATTGGGAGGAAGGACTATTTTACTCAGAAAGAAACCGCCAAGCAATGATTCAATAGTTTGATACAAGGATCAGTAGAAAAATCCACAAAGGAAGAAATAGAGTTCATACATACCAAGAGGCCTAGAAAAGATTTTGGATATCGTATTTACCTCAAAGATAACAGCTCCAAGAACAACCCATTTGACAATATTCCAGTGCGTGTCCAGAAACTCATATATCATATCAAAATCTCCAGTTGCATCCGTCGGGATTTCCTATAAGTAACTTATGAAACTGATGAGATGGCCAACCAACCATTACCCTCTAAAATTTGAAAAAAGTTGATACAACACTTACGGTTTGCCAGCTTTTGTCAAAGAATATAAAGGCTGCAGCAGCCAGCTCTACCAAGATCAAAAGGATCAACAACACCGAATACTATGCTGACTTAAGGAAACCAATTTTGGGGAATGAAAacgaaaaacagaaaacaacatAGAGCACATGCACATAAGCATATTTATCAGCCATCAAGTAAAGTGGCATATTGGCATCTAATGCAGCATGATATATGAAATGGTTGGCGGTGATTAACCCATTACAGATAGTCAAGGACTTAGAATCTGACATAATATTTGAACAAAAAGTAAAGATTTAGGATACACAACTCAAGCAGCAGCCATTCCGTGTTACAATTCCGATGCAACCGAAACAAGAGATGACAAATATAATGACTCCAACCCCAATAAACAAGTATATGAACCTGCAAAAGCATGAGATGCCAAAAATGTGAGGATTAGAGACTAATTAGACAGCTTAAACTCAACAGGTATCACAAACAGTTTCTGACCTTTAATAACTCCTTCAACAACTATGTAAAAATATATGAACATGCATACATGCATATATCTAATATAAGTAAGTAGTGGGTTCATTCAACAACAGAAAAGGCagagaggaaagaaaaaaaaaactaaacaataaTTGTTAGAAAAATGACTTAATGCAGAAAATGAATGGGAGAGCATGAACTGAAACATGATCAAGTTAACCTTAAACCAAGACCAGCTAATTTAGGTGAGCTTCAAGTCTGATTAACTAACTTCAATCCATAGAATCTGGGTCCACAGAATGGACAGACCCTAGAGACCAGAAAGGAGAGTCGGGAGTTTAGAGTTTAAGTAGAACTGTAGAAGGACAAGAACATCTGCAAGATCTCTAGTTGATCAATTAGCCTTTCAGAGCTCCACCAAATTTAAAGAGGATGATCCACCCCTGGTCTTAAAGTTTAAAGAGGATGATCCACCCCCGGTCTTAAAGTTCACTTTTTAATATGTTAGAGATGCCACCATCAACCGATTAAGACGTTATGGGGTCCTCAGCTCTTCATTGTTCAAATTAAATTGTTAACGATGTGGATCAGATTTAGCCTTcttcccaaaaataaaaataataaaaataattaaaaataaataaaatgaataaCCTTTATAGGCCTATCTTGTGAAGGGGAAGACTTTTCACAATTCATAGAATTAACGATACCACAATTATAACTTGAAGGTCTTCTTAGAGGACTTGAAAGCGTTACTTGGAGGAACAAAAGTGCATCCACTGAATCCATCCAAATCTAGCAATCTGGGGGGACATGGCTGTCCAAGACTTTTGGAGGAACTATCCTACTCATTTGTGCAAACGCATGCTTAAAGGAACAAACTAGAGGGGGACTGCAGCACCCAGAGCTAGTAGAGGTCATGTCATCATAGAGCTATGGAGAGGAAAGCTATCTCTATCAAAAAACAAATCTTCATCTAAAGTATGAAGGCTAACCCTATAGGTAGTTATATGCTAAGACCAATGAAGTTAAAGAGTCCATAACATCTCAAAACATGTTTCTGCTAGGTATAATCTTTCCAACATCATCTCCTCAGAATTACTTGAGAAAATGCAATAGATGTAATACATCTAGAAAATCCAATAACCTATCTTGTtgttaataacaaatttccgggCCAACTTTATGGAGGCCAGATGCGATGTTTCATCTCATAAAATCTTGGCAAAAGATAGGAACATACCCACTTTATATTTGGAATATTGGACAGTAATATATTCAGTTTGAAACAATTTAATTCTAAAATATATTGGACAAATGAttcaaagaaaaatgaagaaagatcTCTATGACAAACCTACTCGAGCCAAGTTTGCAATTATACACTCATTTAAACATCCATATTTCATTAAGATAGCATGGCAATTCAGAGAAATCTCTGGTTGTTTTAAAGATGAAAAACTATGAAGTGTGAGAGGTTTAAAATTGCAATGAACAAGATAATATCAAATGCAAGAAGATAGTCTATTAGAAGTATATTTAGTAACTTGTTCTATTGACTACAGCCTATCTAACATCAAGTTTGCAGTACATGACCTCAATTATACTAATATAAATGTTTAACTTGAAAATCTAAAACAGAATTATAGAGGGCAGTAGGCATACCAGGCTTTTGGCAACTTGTCAAAAAAATTAGAAGAAAGAGACACAGCCGTGAGCATAGGGCGGCCAAGCTGTATCAGAGCATCAGTTTCACCCACAGGTGAATGCATATTGGCACCGTCGGCTACTTTCATGTATTCTACCAGCAAGTAGATCCCATAACCCACAATGGCCAACCCAACGAGGGTCAATATAAAGTTCAATAGCTTCAATAGGCACTCCAAGCACCCTCTGCAGGCCATCTCGAACAAGTTCTTGGACCCCTTTAACCTCCGAATTCAAATCAACGGGGCCTCTTCTATTTCATCAATTAGCCTAATAATTTCAACAAACGGTCGTCCACATTTAGCCCGAGGATCAGTAACTCAACACACACACAATTCTGACTTCAAAAGGTCAACAGATAACTTGTAATTGAATTCAGCTGCCTACTCTAACCTTTTAAATTATAGACCATTCATTTTCTAAGATCAGGTtaataaattaacaaaaatagcTGAAGCTTATAGAACTTCAGCTTTGTTGACTTCTACTTCTTCAAAACCAAGAACACGTCCTAAAACACGATCGACACAGAGGATTCCAGTCTTTTACCAAAACGCCATTACTTCAAATTCCCAAACCTAAACAACTATGATTTACAATCAACCACGAATTAAAATCGAAATCGCTCAACTAAATTTAATTTCAGGTCCATATGAAATGAATCATAAATCTTCCTGGATTAATTGTAcagtaagaaaataaataaattaaaaaaaaaaaaacaaaaaaaaagagcttCAGAATCTCACGGTAATCAAACCAAGATCGAGCAATGAGCAAAGAGATTGAACACTTACAGATTCAAAGGCCACGATTCAGAAGGCTTCAACGGATTTGAAGCCTCTTCCGATTCTGATTTCAGactgaggaagagagagagagagagagaatcagaccaaaaaatgagagagagagaagcagaaaggAGGGTGAGACCTGTTTATTTGTCTAGTGGCCAGTTGGCATTCTGATTTCTTGCTgtgtttagtttttattttgaaaatgaCGTTAGTGCCCCCATTGATGTTCGCGCATTTATGTGTTGGCAAAACAGTACAGGGTATGGGGATAGTTTGGTCCATTCATGAGCTATTTAGAAACAGAGACGTGACGGACGACACCGTGTCACCGCTTTTTTTAACGTCTTTTGCTTCGTCCGTGTCTATCCATTTCTTCTCACCGTTAATCTCTATCTATTCATTAATAATttattctgtttttcttttttataattttcatttttttaaaattagttTAGTGAAAATCTGGCTATGCTAAcaagtagaggtggcaaacgggcctaGTCGTACttcgtgcttcgtgccgtgcttgggccgacccatttattatcgtgccggcccatttacttaaacattaagcccggcccggcccatggcccgagcccatatcgtgccgggccgtgctcgtgccgggtcaataacgggccgtgctcgtgcctacctaCTATAAAgtacgattttaaaatcttaatttgaacaaataaaaattaattttatttaactatttagaaaattaaaataaattaagttctacaacgtttttcttaatcttagctttttaagattagatttctaataattttttatattccactataagaaagaaagaaaaaaaaactcagaatatattgtttttagtatattattgtgagattaatctttattaatataatgaagatttagtatctattattttttccttcattctatagttgtattattatgagattagtctttattaataaacatatatttaatatttagaaaaaaatacttatgtcaaaactcaaaacaaggatataatgttttgtttcattattttgacaatataaaagaaagcattggtggaattgtcatgagattttaaataaaaatgtctcatattcaaatctcatcattgtagttttttaatatttttaaaaacaaaatgaaattttgtgtttgtaacgggccggcccacaatatgtcgtgctcgggccgtgccgggtccattacgggctcgggccggcccgggccaatgggccaatattcttaggctcagcccgacccgttattctaacgtgctcgggtcgtgccgggccactaacgggtttgggccgtgccgggccgcttttaagcgtgccgggcccgtgccgtgctcatgcttagtggcccgtttgccacctctactaaCAAGTTGGGCAAATGTAAGCTGGATATTCAAAGATGTCCAGCGTTCGATCATCCACTTGTGAAAAACATCTCATGAAAAGAGTTTTATCCAAATCAGGTCCCGATTCAAAGTGGTAGCACACTTTGCCACCATATTTGTAACAAAAAAgaattataaattttttttttgccgaTAACTAAATATTAAATGATAAATTTAGAATAGTTTCTTAAGTAAAAGATTATGAGTTCTACTCTCGTAGTCGGCTACCTTTTgatgtaaaaagaaaaagaaaatttagatTTTGAGTGTCAATTGAAGTTATACTCGCATCATACTAGTGTTTTGATAGACGTTCGCATGCCTCTAGTTCGTGACGAGCTATGTATGAGCAAATATATAAATAAGATGATTGCGCTCGTACTGACTAATGTTTTTGTGAAGATCTACTATGATGATCTATTATGATTACTCAAGCATGCTTATAGACCCTTCAAGACATGACTTTGATCATATTATTCTTTGAAATTTGATCTTTTAAGACGTTACACTTACAACCCAAATCTTGCATTGTCTATTGGTTACATTATTTTTTAGTTTAACtctttttgtaattttatttcacatgaaattttttatattacactGGTAATATTtagcccagtaccatttggtatAGTAGTATAATCTTTTCTTCGTAAGtgagaggttgtgagttcgactcatgaaagactagttgtagcatttgagttgtttatctgataaaaaaaaattcaagaccCTCTAGAAGGCTGGTCGACTACTTATTcttaattttgatatattatacttTCTCTTGATCATAATTTCTTTACAAAATAATAATCCCAGTACGTTTTTCAATTGTTGTGTAATGAAGACCTATACTCATCATGAACTAAGTGGCCAAAAAAAGAAGTCATTGTATAATTTACTTCTATCTCTCTGCATGATTAGGTATTCAAGGCAATGTCCCTTTCGTCAACAATCTATAAGAATGAAATTCTAGATCCAATCAGAGACTTACCTAACATTCTTTATGTAGTTAATTTATTATGAAATTACAGAAACCAAAATGGAATTAATCTTGAAATGAATGTTGTTTTTACTATATCTAAACTAATAATATCTGTTAAGAAAAATTATAGTATTCAttttctagaaaaaaaaaaatttagcacGAACTTATAACCAAACTGAGCCATGTTCTATTCAATCAATTATTTATTCATTTATACTCGACTACATTGGATATAAATTAAATGGTGAAGAATAATAAATAAGTTACAATAGATTTATTTATCTTATTATATAAAGTTGTAATTAAGTAAGGTATTTTGGTTGTCTATCTTTGCTTGCTGAGGAACATGTTAGGAATCTTATTTATAGATCACTTTAGAGAATCATGTTACGCAGGCCCACTCTCAGAGTGAAAGCCCCATCTCAATGGGTGGGTAGCAAGTTAAACATAAATTTAGAAACGAAAATGGTCATGGACTAAATGTcataatcatttcttttttgtttgataAAACAATAATATCATTTCCTACAAACAAAAGTAAAATTCAGCAGCGAGTTAGTTTAGTTGGTATGAGCGTACTTGTGGTTGAGCCTCAATTCAAGTTCGATCCCCTCTATTAGCAGTCTTACATTAGGTCAAGCAATATGTAAATCTCCCGTGGAAATTCATATATTTGGGGTCGTATAGACATGTACGTGTCAGCGTGTCCCACGTCAATCCTTTAAGGTCGAAGTTGTTGATCTGTCCTGGCGTGGAGATGTAGGATGGTCGTTCTCTCTCCAAActttttgtaacaaaaaaaacaagaaggaaaaaagtAAAAACCATTAGTGCTATACTTGTACTGTAATTGTAGACCCAAAGAAAATACTTGTACCAGAGTTCCAGATTGGTCCCTACCCAGAAGTCGGTAGAAGAATCTGTCCTCTTGTAACCTAACCGTCGTTCAAGCCATCAACTATAGGTCAAACAATATGTGTCAAATGCCTCAACCCACAAACTATCTTATTTCTCTTATTCATTTTGTTGTGgttgttgttattattattattattattattattattttctgtaCTAACTTACCAAGGATGTTATGCAcgtttttgaaaattgaaatggacaACTTGGACGCATTAGAGCCACTGCCTCGTTATACAATTATACATGGCTATTCTTTAACACTCCACATACTTGAGCTACCTAATCCAACATTggggaaataaaataaaaaataaaaaaaacgaaAGAGGATGCATAAAGTCCATGGAAAAATTGTCTGAAATATCACTAAGAACTAACATCTACTTATGCATAAAATCTAGACGCTCAAAGTCTGTGTGGTGGCCTGCGTTCTTATTTGGGGCAGTCACTTCACTATCTTCGATTAGATGAGCCTTCTTACTTAGAGTAATTTGGAAGATGTCTTACCAGATTGATAGAGTACTTGGTTATTCGTTTGATGGCTTTTTTGCTGCGCGGCTTAATTGGCTAACGAGGAAAGTATATTTAGATCCGCTAACCTGACTTTTGGGTTAGAAGTATGTCATTCTCGACTCATGTTTGTATATGCAATCCTACTTctaacttttctttttattaatattggaatggattgattttaattattaaaaaaaaaaaaaaagttaactcAAGGACTGGGATCCTGGACTTCACACAGTTGGTAGGACTGGTAACAATTTCAGGCCATGAAGATCTCTTTAGTCTATTAATTTTAGTGACACCTCAGTCGCTATGCTGAATGCTCTTACTGTCGTGAGATGACCTTGGTGGTGTAAACCTAATCGGGGCATGATTGGCTTAGAGTAATTTCCGAGTTACACTAATGGTATCCTATGTAACTCATCAGGTGAAATAAACAGTTTGGTAATGGATAtttagagaaaaaagaaaaaaaaaaaccattataGAACACATGTATCACCAACCTAGTCCAAATTAACCATGATGAATTGATGGTCTCCTTAATTGTAAGAGTATTTTGAATTGATCATAGTTAGTTTACCCAAGTCGATGCGACAATTTGTCATAAGCTTTTAGAACAAATAATCAAATTTGCATTCAGTGGTCGTATTTAACATGAAGTCTAAGTTGCAAATGAACTAAAAAGCCCATGTTTATTTGTTGAGAAAGCCCAGTTGAGATGAATAAGAACTTTAACCGGCAGAGTTGGGTACTTCCTATTAGGTTCCTGTTAGTTGAATCCTTCATAGGAGGGactattagtttttttttttttgagaatgtggAATTGCCATTGATAACAAACGATCAACGTACATAAGAAGTTACAATACGAGACACCCAAGGAGGGCTGTCATTGACCCAAACATGAAAGTCGGGAACCATAAGCGCATTCCTTGCCAGAAGGTGCGCCGCCCGATTGCAATCACGTGGGGTAAAAATACAATGAActgaacaaaagaaacaaaacaaagattTAACTTCTATAAAGCACAAGTCCCTCCTTCTGTaatctcaaaatcaattcataattCAATCCCATGCATATCTGATTGCAATCCTAAACTTTTCTATAAAAGTGCTTTTGTTATGTAGGTCTTCCAATACATGCTGTTTTCACATAATataagtacttttttttttttggtaaaaacacTTGATgtattcaagtaaatccagaatatgtgtctgacccaaactctaggttacttgacctagttgtaatagggttttgaattggagatattctcggagatattcatagatatccaattaattgtacgattatctttccttgtacaattctgATTCTATGTTTTGTAATCCTCTATtgtcaatgaaagcacgactcaattctctcacaattttgattttccttaaacacgttatcagcacgaagctctaaccctgaaacccgaaatttgtagccttcaaaccctaaccACCACCGCCGCATACCTTGAAGCCTCaaatcccaggagtccagaactggcggcgccaccccaagaaccggccggattTATACCGAACCAGCCTttagaagaaacaaaaggttCCCTGACCGGTTCGCATTCTTCCAGTCCTCCTCCTGCCGTGACATTTTTCCAAGATAGGCAGCCAAAACCCAGAAGTCGGGAACCGAAAAAATCACGGCAAAAATCGGCCTGCAGAACCTCTGTACCTTGAACCGCCAGCCAAATCTTCATCTGCACAAGTGCACAGTCACCCAGCAAGTGAGGAGCCCAACAACGCAACccagaaggaaaagaaagaaaaaaaaaaaaaaaggcagcgGGCCTAGAAGGCGCGGCCCCGCAtcagagaaaaaaagaagaagaaagaaatgccaacccagagaaaaaaaaagaaaaagaaaagaggagagGGCTTGGGCCGAGtcagaaaaaaaaggagaagggCATGGGACgaagcaaagaaaaagaaaagaaaaaaaaaagaaggaaaaagaggaaagGAAGGGCAGCCCACCGCCAAACAATTCCGGCCAACCACCGCCAAGCTCCGACCACCTCCGGCGACGACTTCCGGCTACCAAATTCCGACGATTTTTCCGGCAATTTTCTACACTTTTCAAGGTATGTTTTAAAGGTTCCTTTAGTTcccatttttgaagtttttattgtttttctcttttttttctcgggtacttgcaacctccctttttcttcatcataggggagacctaattaagtcgagctgtgggggttcgtgctcagtGGTGTAGCCAAAAATCTCACTTAGGagggtcaatttttttttttttttttgaataaagggctggtgcggctgccctcaagccttgattaatgaaactgtcgaagaCAAGTGGGGGATATcaagcctaaaccccttattacaataagccTCTAGAGAatgtcccgaaataatatcaggaacaTATACcaaatacatgtattctaacaagcaccaattagcaaagagtgcacaactaGCAACTCTATTTACtttgacatagcagtgacataccGAAAAGATTACTCGATTATCACGAAGCATAATTACTaaaagcacagctttcctactatgttgccgccggaaagTAAATCCGACggcacttagtttcattttgccactaggaggttgcgaccatttaacAATGGAACGTcacctcgctaggccagacaaggcacttagGGTGCATACACAGGCATTTAGCCCGACTAGACCTACAAAATACTTGTAGGAACTTATTACACGCCAAAGGCGTGACAATACTAAacaactaaaataaataaaactaaatagAAAACTAAAGCAAAAAGCCCAGGCTGGGCCCAAAAagagagcccaagcccaagcctcaATCCAGGAAAAAGGAAGACCAATAGTCACCAGCTGAGCCCGGCCCAACCTCACCATGCTCACCGTCGGTAGACCACCAATTGCGCCGTCCGTCCATTGTCGCCGGACCAACATCATCATCATTCTGCCATCCCCGCTGAGCCAAAGGTAAGCGCCGCCTCCTCCAAGCAAATCGATCCCCAAATTGGATCCGTGAAACGCAATCCAGATGGGATCAGATCGATCCGATCCAATCCACGCCACCACAAATCCAACCTTGC encodes the following:
- the LOC133743262 gene encoding tobamovirus multiplication protein 2A, producing the protein MACRGCLECLLKLLNFILTLVGLAIVGYGIYLLVEYMKVADGANMHSPVGETDALIQLGRPMLTAVSLSSNFFDKLPKAWFIYLFIGVGVIIFVISCFGCIGIVTRNGCCLSCYSVLLILLILVELAAAAFIFFDKSWQTEIPTDATGDFDMIYEFLDTHWNIVKWVVLGAVIFEALMFLLALGVRAVNRPVEYDSDEEPLIDRPPPVPATGVPVAGPSKRAIRNDAWSARMREKYGLDTSLYPYDPSDSSRFQQPPAQPQEERKRCIIM